From the Candidatus Omnitrophota bacterium genome, one window contains:
- a CDS encoding response regulator codes for MTMMTHQPRILVVEDDPDVASMLAIRLVAARYEAQIVRTGAVALGRLMTERPDLVLLDIQLPDISGYTVCEELRHRYERGTLPVVMFTVLDRPSEQQRGLAAGADAYLSKHDNIATLLKTIAFLLSSRPAPA; via the coding sequence ATGACCATGATGACCCATCAGCCCCGCATCCTCGTGGTGGAGGATGACCCAGATGTGGCTTCAATGCTCGCGATCCGGCTGGTCGCGGCGCGCTACGAGGCCCAAATTGTCCGCACCGGCGCGGTCGCGCTGGGCCGGCTCATGACCGAACGGCCGGATCTCGTGCTCCTGGACATTCAGCTGCCAGATATCAGCGGCTACACGGTCTGCGAAGAGCTGCGCCATCGGTATGAGCGGGGCACGCTGCCCGTCGTCATGTTCACCGTCTTGGATCGGCCGAGCGAGCAGCAGCGCGGGCTGGCGGCCGGGGCGGATGCGTACTTAAGCAAGCACGATAATATCGCCACCCTCCTGAAGACCATCGCCTTCCTCTTGTCCTCGCGGCCCGCCCCTGCCTGA